The DNA segment GCAGAAAGTTTTCCATATATTGGACGAATTTTGGTATGAATCGATAAAATAATCTTGTTTCTAAAACACTGGACACACACGTTTTAAACAAAAGAAGCAAAAATTGTTGGATTTCGTTAAAGTCAAAATAAGTTGAGCTAGCTTTTTAGCTTAGAAACAGTCTAGCAATTGTGGGAACCTATGAAGATCAAGCATCAAGGGACTGCTAGAGTGAAGCGAGCACAACTTCAAAGACTTCGTAAAACTTTTGAAACTTTGGAGATGCGTTTTGGTGAAGGAGTTGCAGGGTACTTTGTGAGACTTATGGAGTTCACAAATGACATGAGGAACTGTGGGGAAGGAATGGATGATGTGAAGATCGTGGAGAAGCTTCTGAGAAGTCTCACTGAAAACTTCAATTTCTTGGTATGCTCTATTGAAGAATCAAAGGAAATTGATAGGATCACAGTAGACGAGCTTAAGCGCCACTACAAATCCATGAAAGTAAGGTCACTGAGGGAAGAAGTGAAGAACAAGTCTAACAAGTGGAAAATGAACCAAGGAAtggtagaggaagaggaagatggaACAATCAGAGAGGAAGAAACAACTTTAGAGGACGAGGGAGAGGCCGATCCTTTGTGAATCCATCAGCCATAAATTGCTTCAGATGTGGAAAGCAAGGTCACTACCAGTTTAGGGATTTCCACACTAATCAAACTTAGGTGAGAGTTTTAGcattaaaatcatatcatatatgtaGTTAGGTTTCATCTCTACAGCTGTTTGTGATTCTCTGACAGTGTCAATTgcaataacattttaaaaagaaattcatAACTCAACCAGGGCATAACTGTTTTACGATCAGCTTGTCCTATTATAGATATACTTATGAAGTTATAGTTGAAGCCAGAGAGAAAAAAATTACGCCACCTTATTTCAGAATTACAATTGAATCGTTTAAAAGAAACGATGGTGTTAACTTGTACAAAATAATAGTCTTTCAATGGTTGTTGCATCAAGATTCCttttgatgaaaacacatgtaACTTGCATGATTGTCAAATCTAGATTAGCCACCTTTATTCTGGATAAACTCTGCGGGAGATAATTGTGATTGAGCAAGCATTGGAGTAGTATATGGTCTTCGCATTAGAGATTTTTACTTTCTAATGTGGGGACTATATGATActgaaatgtttcatttaacCCTTCCCATACAATGGACGTTTGGCTTGAGGAAGAAGTAGAGTTTCTTTATAGATCAGAAGCGTCATATATATCCAGATTTTGAAGATCATGGAAATTGTCTTTATGTTTGTTATGATATAATGAGTTCACTGAATGTACATATTTATCCTATCGGGGGTTTGAGGAGGTTcagtataataatatttatacaaaatgtGGTTCTTTTAAACTCCATCAAATACAACTTCATGTTGTATGGTTCTTTTAAACTCCATCAAATACAACTTCATGTTGTATAGACAATAGAACATATTACATATACGGGTTCTCTCTTAAAACTTAAAGTAGTTCTTAGATGGATCATAATCATTACTTCAAATTGACCAATGCAAATACCTCTGGAGTCTGGACTAAATTATTCTACTTGGATGTAGAGTACAACGACAAAGCAGGCTTGGATATATGTAAATTGggaaaaaatactatcactatgTTATAAACTCTTTATACGGCCaatcgatattttttttttgcatttttacgAATAATTAGTTGCATAGCTTCGTATAGGCAAAATGGGAAAACACGCTGGCCTTGATTTCAGTGATCGAAGCATTTAAATCTTCTTTTAGTTAACAAAATGTCATTAGTTTTAAATACTGTTTCAAGACTAGATTCCACTTTTACATAACCAAAGTATTTCACCAACTCTATTCTGCATTCCAATGCTTATAGTTTATGTAACTAATTACCGATTATTTCCAATGTACAAAAATCACGAGAAAAAAGCATGCAAAAGGCGTATGCGCCTCTAAATATTTCACGGACAATATTCCAAATTTTGAAAAGCCTTGCCACTTGCCAAGCAAAATAAAAGAACTAGCAACAGAAAAAagatgttaaaaataaaataaaaataaaatgccaCTACATTATTATATAACTGGTACGTAGTTTATTACAATTTGGTTACATGAGCTACGTACGTTATACATACATGATACCATATGAAACATCAAATATGTCTGGCCTTTTTAATATTGTTACACAGAGATGTTGAATGAAACATACAATCGAATTCTCTAGAAACATTCAGAATGATCATTCTCCTGcttttataataatttctaaCCTTCAAACTCCTCGACGGGACTCCCTTAGGTTTCCTCGGCGCCGGCGGACAGGTTTGTGGGATCGCCGGGAGAATTTGATCAAGACGTGTCGGAGTCTTACagcaatcttcttcttcttccttctttacTTTTACTCCTTCCGGTGAGCAATTGGTTATGTCTAGATCTTGATCTTGTCCTAATTCTCGAACGCTCCGGTCTGGAAACCCTAGAGAGGGTACACGAAGGAACCCTAGTTCTGTTTCTCGGAGATTGTTTTGATCGGAGGGACGACTTCCAGCATCAGCGAAGCTCATCTTTCAGAAGAAAAACGTAAAAGGGACTGTTTCTGAtgagagagaaaagaaagaggCAGAGAAGAAGTTTATGGCTTTGAAGGCTTAGTTTGGTTTATATAAATGGTAAGTGGTAACACTACGTACGTGTTGTTTTGAATTGtgtattttgtaaatttaattttactagatcttttttccgcgcttcgcgcggataaTTGCTTCTTATATGTAATTGTTGATTTTTATATGAATATCAAATATTATAGACTATAGTtgcttgttatatttaattgttgattttgttgtattatttttatataatctcttgttatatttaattgttgattttgttttatattgaaagtatttaaattcaaagaaagtgttttttcttgttttctcttGTTTAAAGGGTTTTCATAGTTTTATTTCAAAACACTTTTGATGTATTGTAATagataagtttttatttttgtggtaTTGGACTTTTAAGAAGCTAAGGTGgatcaatatataattaaatgtaaGAAATAGTAgtgtacataatttttttataacaactaattttattaaacttagGTGGAGTTTACATAATCCTTCATGAAGAGGATGAACAATTAAAGTAAGTACATTGTAATAGCATACAAATAAATTGTCATACGGAATTCTAGCTTTAGGCAAAAGATCTGCCACCTAATTTGTCTTTCTTCGCGTCCAAGTAAATGAGATATCTTCAAATCTTTGCACCCACCAGCATTTTTCCATGATCCAGTTATAAGCTCCAAAGTGGAGATTACCATTCTTTATAGCATAATATGAAGTCCGTAGCTAAGGTGTAACATAATATGAAGTTCGTAGCTTATAACATAATAATACGCTTGTggttaaaaaaacataataataagcTAAGGTGGTTCAATAGCTAGTTAAGAAGTTCGAAGCTTTTGTTCGTGCATTTAaaagcaaataattattttaatctatAAATCTCGAATCAAagcaacatatttttgtatctCTTACCAATTTTTTCAAGTTGTAAagccattatatatatatatatatatatatatatatagatatatatacttttaactaTCTTCTTAACTCTTATCagaattttgggtttcttctaTGATTTTCATCAATGAAGTAACGTTTGATAGAGAAACATATAGTTGTTCCTAAGTGAACAATGGTTTTGAGAAGTACAAAAGAACAGCTATTAACTTTTGACCTTGGCTTTTGTTAACCATCATAGGCTCGTAGATTTTCatcttataatttttctatCTCTAACGTGTTCAGACTTAAGAGTACACACAAAAAATAAGATGATGACTACATAACTTGACAGATTTCTGTTTGTTTCATGACCTATTCTTGGACCATCAAGAGATGCAAGTCCAAACACGGACCATCAAGAGAAAGCAATGGTGATCGGTCTCTTGTGGTGCCTCTTTGATCGTGCTACTACCAATGAGGAGGACCCTCGCCGAATCCACATAATACTTGCGACAATAGGACTGGTTTATGTAGTCCAACATGTCTCGACATATGTTGTGATACGAACTGCCATAAAAGTTTAGTGGTAGACATGGGGTTTGTTTCTTCGTCGGTGCTTTTCATTTGCGCCAATGCCATGCCATGACCCTTGGTAAAGCCGGTTTACAAAATTGTAAGCTGATTGcttttattattagttatttaaatagTGTGATGAtaactataatatttattttaactattaGCCCTTTCAAAGACTAAAGGTcattactaatttttaatttggtAGCCTGCGGTACAAACATCCACTTATCATTTAATCCAATTTCTAATCGTTTTTATTATTGGGTTATGGTGGCAAACTTTCGATAATGACCTGGATGGTTTTTGTTGGACAGACTAAGTATATTTTGAAACTCTTACTGAACATAGGGCGGGGCACATAGGGACATCTGGGGTCAAGTGATCCCActaaaattggaaaaaaaaaatcttttactgtattttaaaaaacaaatactataatatttagttaaaatttgGCATTTGATTCCACTAATTCATGTCAAAGTTCTCATATACCtccattaatttataaaaaagtttatttttgttataataatacatatatttttaatttaaatattaaattaatatattataactcCAGTTAAAAATATTTCCTCAGGTACTAACTGAACCTATGTTTTGTTTGCGCCATGACATGAGAGATAACAATCTTAAAATAAGCTTTAAGAGCCCGAGTGCAtgagttatttttaatttggcTGGATGTTGGGAAAACTAATGAAATTAACCGTTTATGACTACAATGACAACAACAAAATTCTCTCAAATTCATCCTTATGAGTATTCCCTCTCCCTATTCTTACACAGCACAGCCTCTCTCCCCCACACACACTCTTCTTAATCTCCTAATTGGTCTGCATTGAACTTGATACTCCTTGTCGCTACCGGCACAACTGATCCGTGGGATGAGAAAATCTCATGTCATACGTCTAAGCATAAGAGGCTACATGAAGCATAAGAGGCTACACGAAGCATCAGATTTTCCCTCGATCTAGCCAAAGATGCCATTTCATTGCTCTTTACTTCATCTCCAGCTTATGATTCTCAACTACTTGTCCACCGTTTTTTCCGTGCTGGCCGCTTTGGTTTCACCTCTGAATCCATCCACAAAGCCTTCAATTTTTGCAGAAAACAGAGTCTCAAGCACCATGTTCTTTACTCCTGTGGTGTATTTCTCCGTGGGCATTAGAAGTTTGAAAAGTTTACTAACTGCGTTTCTCAACCGTGTTTCCATATTTGGTTTCTGCAAGGTCAAAGCTACTCTTCTCTTCAGTTACATCTCGGTTCTTGCCAATAGAACCATGAACAGGCTCCCCAACTCGGCCATTAGTGCCTGTTCCTGTAATTTCTTGCTTCATTCGTTCCTTTTGAGCCTGAAAATGGCGTGATGAATGAAAGAAACATTACTGACTGTGAGGCACAATAAAagtgaccaaaaaaaaattatgagacATATTATTAGGTGAGACAGGCGATAGAACAACAAACAGGGCAAGGTATATTGCATTCACGATAACCATCCTACGTTAAGTTTGTAAACTCTTTTTTAAGCCTGTAACCTTGTATGAGATTAATAAAGTAAATTCGTTGGCTGGATATTGCTTCTATGCTTTCATGGCGATCTCAGCCAAGCTCCGGTAGTTTCCTGAAATGGATTCCGTTAGTGCTGATGGTACTTAAAAAGCAGCATTATTTATAGTAAATTGAGACCTAAGTGAACCTGCTTCGTTGCGGCTTTGGTTTAAAGGTGTTAAGACGGTGAAAATTGATAAAGACGTGGATGAGCTTTTGCCTGAGAAGGAAAATAGTGAACcggattaagaaaaaaaactaaaaatctgGAACCAAATACTAAAATAAGGATCCAGATAACCTTGGATCAATAAGTAGCATATCCACGCCCATCAGCTCACACCGCGTGAGTGGCAGTAAACGACGACGGAGATGAGCTGGTGGGAGTAGCGGCGGCTGAGATCCTCGGAGGTGATAGGAGATTTCCCATTTGGTTTCATCGCCATAGATTGAAGTTAGagaagttttagggtttgatttGTACACAGGAAGAAAATGAGTATATAAAGAAGGAGGAAAAGAGAAAACCGAAACGAAATCATTAAGAAGAAATTGGTTGATCGAGATGTAGTGGAGTATTGATTATACAGAAGTGGATCAATCAAGCTGAATCGCTGTGGTATCAagcgaagaagacgaagaggtAGAGCCGTAGAGACTTCTGTCTAGGGctgctttttttttggttaattgtAGCGATAGATTGTAGCCCAGCAGAAGCACATCAAAGCCCATACAAAATCAATAGCTTAATGTAGGAGATCCAACGTGTTTTAATGAAATGTTTTGATTGGCCAAATATATTTGCCTACGTGGACATGCTAAAATCACTCTATATCTGCCTTTTAGTATAGGATAGATTTGAGAGAACATTCGGGGTTTTAGTTAATGTTTTGAAGGATCCGATGCAACAAATATACTTTATGTAAGCTTGCTTTTTAATAAAGTAAGGTTCTCGTCGATTTGGTTAATCTCTATACCAATcacatgtttctcttcttttaaGGCCACAATTTGCTATAAGATGAAGATTATTTTACAAACCCCAAACATTTAGcaggaaagaaaatataaaatgaggtttgaatgaaatataaaatacaaaacctCATTGTTTTAAGTTAttgaaaataacaattaaattaCAAATGCATATTATTCCTTCTagatattttaagatatatatatatagtttattgtgTCTCATTCTCATATGGATTAATCAAGTTGTTCTTccaacaaataaattaaattagcaaaacatatataataattatgtaaggATATAAGAAAGCTCGAAAGAGTATTGACATAGAAACGGAAAAGGCCAGTTTTGTGGTTGAAAAGAAAAAGGTCAATTACTTTCCTTTATTCATAAGCTAAAAGAAATTATTGAATTTAGCGTCCAAAGTAAGATAGACTGTCTCTTTCATCTTATTCAAATTAGTTAAAATCATCATTTTCTATCATACTTTCTCTATGATCCTAACTTTGATGCATGTGAACAGTGATCTCACATGCCTTCTATGTTATCACACCCACCTATACATAATACACCCATGTACATCAACATTTAATATGATCTATCTTACATCCATTACcttttgtgtgtatatatagtCTAGATCGATATAACTGACATACTTTAACGAATCGTTATAAACTAGACTCTATGGCGATTAAATAACGATCCAACGATATTAAACTGCCCACCTAACTGACAAAAATCTTAAATGTGTATGATACATATTCAGATTTTATCGAACATTTCTCAACATTTGTCAATGAAAATCAAGAAAGGCAGCGGAAGTCAACACTACTAATAGATAGTGTACATATGTTTTGTCTCTGTTACGTATAAACTAATAAcacaacaaaaaatgatggcAAGATAcgtacaaaatatttaaacagaAAACAAACACCCAAGAAATATTATTGTAGTACCTTTGGTGTAGTGATAATTTATTATACTTTGTAGAAGAgtgtgttttctttttcaacGTAGATAGAGACGTTTCTATCAAATCACGAGAGAATCTTGGTAATCCTAACTGGACAAAAATAGCAAACTTATCATATAGAAGATGATAAATTACTGCAAGCAAATCATCTATATAAATAATCCAAGCGGCTTGGTCATCAGTGACTAAGTGGTAGTTGGATAGGGACTTAGGAAAAAAGGATTGCATTCTGAACTTGTGGTGCTTCCGAGTTCGATTCTACGAACTAAGTCGTCGTTTTGTTTGGGCCATTTAAATTCTTAGGCTTCCGCTCAGATGCTTAATTTGTGGTGCATTTTTGCATGGCTATGATAAAGTGGTATTCAAGATTCAGGAATATGCTAAAACAGTTTTTCCagattgagtttttttttttttttgaattgaatgttaaattgaattcaaagaaaaaataaccTTGTTACATCAAGTATTACCTTTCTAATTAAATGAAAACCCTATCTCCTTCTACTATAACTAGCTCCcaaagtaaaattgaaaagcTCAAAACCAATAATTAAACAAACTTCAAATTCTGGTACTAAACCAATAGATCATCCCTCCCTCCAAATCTTTATCCTTTCTCCTCTGAATGACAGTGAGCTTGTTTCTCATCCCCTTGTCTATCAAccttgccaaaagattcacaggAGAGGGGCTTTCCCCATGTCGTCTTCGATTTCTTTCCCTCCAGATTGTATAAATGGCAAGTTGAAACATGTACTTAATAACAAAAGACTACACTTTACTCCCCTGCGGCCTTCTCATGATCCTCATTATGCTCTCCCATTGATTTGTATACTCATGTAGCAACACCCCTTCCATCATCTGTTTCCAAATTTGAGCATAATACTCCATTGTTTCCAAAAGGATCATTGCATAAGACACAAGAGCTGTCCACCAACCCACTCCAATGTCAGATTGAATTTCTCTTGAAACAAAATCATACCTATGTAGAAATGTAGATTTGACCTTCGGCTCAAACAATTTACTTTGTAGTCCGGTAACATGCAATTCAGCCACCGTCTGATATTAGTTGAAAAGTCTAAATTCGTATTAGCATAAATCCACACTATAGagttaaatgtgtttttatcaAGACCGGTCAAATCGACCGATAGGATGCTGCTCATTCTTAAGAGCAGTTGACATTGAGTCCATAACTTCAGTTTTAAAGAGTTAGTGATCAGATACTCGATCGGTGCTAACCTAACAAAATAGAACTTGGAATAACCAAATTGATTAGACGATGAAGAGTCTCAATAGAAGTAGAGAACAAACACACCATAACCATATTTGAATGATAGAACTTTAAATATATTACagatatcaaattttaattaattacacTCGATCGAAATTTTTTCTAGAAAGTTATTTTGGTGAACTAAACAAATCAGTACAATCTCTTTTtaaccaatgaaaaaaaaaataaagtgctGATCTTAGTACAATTCTTGGTGCCTTTTGGTGCTTATTGACGTGCCCTTTACACAAACGTAACAAGCAAATAGTGTGAATGGTGACAGCATATGCATTTGTTAGATTTGTCGTAGATCACATTTTTAGAGTTATTAACACTGTAGGGcagtttctatgttttttttacacAATGGGACAGTTACTTCTACTAGGATAGTTTTCATGTGAAATGTCTTAAATTGCCCTTACAAAAGGTAACTGGATTAATTGGTGGCTCATTTGGGTTTTGCTTCTGGTTAGTgggttcaaattttgaa comes from the Brassica napus cultivar Da-Ae chromosome A7, Da-Ae, whole genome shotgun sequence genome and includes:
- the LOC125576147 gene encoding uncharacterized protein LOC125576147, whose translation is MKIKHQGTARVKRAQLQRLRKTFETLEMRFGEGVAGYFVRLMEFTNDMRNCGEGMDDVKIVEKLLRSLTENFNFLVCSIEESKEIDRITVDELKRHYKSMKVRSLREEVKNKSNKWKMNQGMVEEEEDGTIREEETTLEDEGEADPL
- the LOC106352620 gene encoding cyclin-dependent protein kinase inhibitor SMR10; the encoded protein is MSFADAGSRPSDQNNLRETELGFLRVPSLGFPDRSVRELGQDQDLDITNCSPEGVKVKKEEEEDCCKTPTRLDQILPAIPQTCPPAPRKPKGVPSRSLKVRNYYKSRRMIILNVSREFDCMFHSTSLCNNIKKARHI